The sequence tttacttgattttaagatttaatttcttttattgttaatgattatggcttaaaaacATACATAGCAATTGAAAGGCatactaataaaaaacaatagttgaagttatttaatttatgattagcTGACTCTTATCACATATAAATATTTAGTACTCCAAATATTATACAAAAAGTGATATGAAATGAATGAtgctataaatataaaatatatagtgttATATAGTCTACAGTATTGTGTTAAAACgtcatcttttctttttctttttggtaaataaatgctaaaatcagAAGTCTGTTGTCATTTTAAAGGTGGTCCTCCTATCACAACACCTTTATCTATATATAGTGCTAGGAAGATCAAATATTTATATAGCTATATTTACTAGAAAAATGttaacaaataaatgaaaatgttattgctgtgttctttgttttgtttgtttgttttttgtcacttttttttgAGTGAATGCAACATTAAAAAGAATCGATTCATTCATGACTCGTCTATTCTGAATCAGTTAGGCTAACGTTAGCCTAGCTGCTAAACGGCATAAAAACAGACCCGGAGCGCTTCTTCAGAACCGGTTTCACCTGATTAACAACCGGAACCGCTCCCTCCGGTTCTCTTATGATCTCTAAAACACAGTGTGTTTATGTTTACTGATAATTTGCATATTctccccctttttaaacatatatcCCCGTTTTTTTAACCGGACAACAATCCTTTCTGCTGACGTAACGTAAACATCTGCACGTGGGCCACGCACTGTACGCCGTGACGTAGTGGGGCTTTAAAGGACTTTAAACGTGCTGGAGAGAAATTCTATAGAAATACTGATAAACTGACcctgattttatttatatatttatatatataatcaggGTCAGTTTATCAGTATTTCTATAGAATTTCTccaccacaaacaaacacacactgtaaacctagTAACtattaaaacaacagtaaaaccagtaatacaGTCagcgttttttatttttatttatatcttatagGGTATAGTTAATTTTTCAAAACCTCAGTTAGCATCTTCtatagttttttatttcttactGTGCTTGCACTTACTTCTTTTTTGGTCATACTGTACCACCCCtattgtttgtatataaagtatattaaaaaaaatacctgaagaaaattatatatagtttGTAAAAAAGGGTaatatttttagcaaacaattaattggttaacagctttCAGCTGGAAAGTATCTAACATTTAAGAAAAAGATCTAACAAATTGTCAATCTTTTTAAGCCTTAAAAGTAAAAGCAGTGCCGTTACAGACTACTgggttactgctgttactctctactgcagcatttacacacttacacacttatagcacattcacactttcatcatcataatatctAGAAAAAGACAAAACcacaaacacagagaactctgtaactattaaaagtagaagttctttcttttctttagagaaattacagacaaagccagagagcggtgagtactgtttcctacaccttcaaataaagactcttagaaactggagaaaaaaactgctacaggaagacgtctggctgacacacatggaaacagctttagctttagcctcgaaaagagaagaattagagttggtctgacaggtgaagtgataatcagtaataaagtcattgataagataaaaaagaaaataataaagaatctgttacagaagtgaggggatggacgtaagtgcagaatataattaattttattaaattaataaaaactaaaacaaattaacaaacaaaataaaccaaagttacactgaatacataactacaaaacactaaacttgaaaacaggaatctaagaaacagcatgaaacaaacctgaacgcggacagcaaacaaaccaacaaaagactagacaaagaaggcttgaaacaaaggggcttatatacacatggagggaacaggaaactggaaacacctgaggatcaatcaagaggggcggggttacaaataactaatgacagggtggggctagggcggggacaggaccaaaacacaacaatagcacatggctgggaaacatgacaggtaaacagaggggcaggagcacaagagaccaaatgagggagaaacatgacagacatgggctaaactgtgacagaaTCAGCTTAGCTGGATCATTCAGCACTGCAGCTACTGGAGTACTAAACAATATAGGGCTGTTCTAACCTTTCTAACTTTTGAATggaaatgtatataataataataataataataataataataataataataataataataataataataataataataataatatcatcaccacattattattttttggtgTGTTGCTCCAGGATAAAAAAGAAGAATACTTGCTGTCAGGACGACAGCGGCTAAATATACCACTGCTCATCGTCTGACTGAAAGAGTCTCTAATTGCTCTTCACTCAATAATTGATGACCTCACTACAAGAGAGCCTGATCAATGACATTTCTCCTACACACATCCAGAGGTGACAGACTGCTGAGACAAGTCCTGAAACAGCTCTCGATTTAAAGGGGAATTTCACAGATTTTAAACAACATAAAGGGGAATTATATTCTTTTGCAGTATTTCTGTATTATTCAGTGTGAGAGGTGTGAACAGCCATTCAGGGTGGGGTGAAATAGCTCATTGTTGAGGAACCTACAGACTCAGTTTACATACAGTAGTGGTGAATGGAAGCAGGTATCACCCTAAGGACAGtacaaacattatatttactataaataaataaataaaaaacgttaCTGAATCTATACAATGAtggtaagtagtagtagtagtgatcaGTCATAGCAGGAAGCAACAAAGCCTCTCTTATTGTTTTCTATAAAATGTTGagtataaatatatagtttatggATGATGTGAATATATCTGCTACTGTCAGCTCTGATACTGGTTTATATGGTAGAGCATTTAACAATATATTAACACATACAGTATTTAGCTTTTCAGATTCTAGAAGGGCCTAAACCAACCTGACACTAATCGTAATGTAAAATGTGTCCAGTAGGTGGAGCTGGACACAAGCTTCTTCCATATTTATTATTACTGTGCAAATCATATTCTAATACAGCTTTTACagcacattttttttctctctacaaatatattttttaatttaatttatgattagcTGACTCACATCACATATAATTATCTAGTTCTCATAGGATAATACAATATGATTTAGGAAATAAATTATGATATAATTCAAAAATATTTGGATAATTTGGTCTCAAACTATAGTGCTATGTTGTAAAATTGTCATACATGATCTATAGTGTTATACACAatatgtagtgttatgtagtttAAGTATTCTATATAGTCTATAGTGTTACAGAGTCTATAGTATTCTAAATAGTCCAAAGGGTTATGTAGTCTACAGTGTTATATATAGTCTAAAGTGTTCAGTAGTctatagtgttttatatatagtCCAAAGTGTTATGTAgcctatattattatatatagtcTAAATTgttatatacagtctatagttTTATGTAGTCTAAAGTGTTATGTAGTCTACAGTATTGTATATAGTCTAAATTGTTATATAGTCTTGTGTTATAGTATTATATAAGTGTTATGCACAATCTATAGTATTGTATACAGTCCATAGTGTTTTGTAATCTATAGTGTTATGTAGTCTATAGtattatatacagtctatagtCTTATGCAGTCTATAGTTTTATACACAGTTTATTCTTGACTATAGTGTTATACACAGTCTTTAGTGTTATGTAAGTCTATAGGGTTATATTGTTTTGTAGTATGTAAGCGTTCTCACACATAGTAAACCCTTTACATCTCTTGCTTACATTAACACAATAAATCACCTTTGATGGATCAGATTACTCCAGCAGGACACCTGTTGCCCCATATGGTGTAATTGGGAGGAATGACCCGGGCTGGGGGtcgggagggggtggggggggtgggtgcTGTAACTGAAGCTACAGACCTGATGCCCTCTGCTGTTTAAACCTTAAATACATTACTTTACCACTGAGAGAGATCTTAATTCTACTGGATATATAGAATAGACTTTATACTGGTTTCTATTCTGTTAACCCCAGTCACCTGATGCCTTCACTATGGGCCGGTTAACAAGTGGTTTATACACCAATCAAGCTTAATATTATAACAATCTCTGTGTTTCTCCACccattcaaattttttttagctcaatTGATCATATACAAGAactctgtagttgtataataattatagactgtagttgtgtatctgtttctctgtacactttataatactgtttcttttaccctgttcttttaCAAtgctaagcttttgttcttaatggctttattttttctccttacattaattttacttttatactttaagtagttttgaaaccagtacttttttaaaacactttcacttaaagagtaaaaagcttgagttgatactttttcagtttctacagaagtattttattaaacactagtatctatacttctacccacAGAGTAATGAACGGAATTACTTGTGGAtttaacacagcagtgctgctggagtttttaaacactgcagcatgctggactgagaatagtccagtatgtgttacggtaacaggactgagtgaaacccagggacacaactaaaatgtgtattttaaattaaatataatgcatttattatgaaaaaagttAACAGTTATAGAGTGGGGGAGGttacaaatgctattttttcagtgttctatgtagtttttttttttttaaattacatatattactTTCGCAATAAGGTCACAGTACAAGACACTACTCACactaaagttattttgtgtgcacatttatacatttaatttcctagggacagaaatggcatggatttggtggaatatcctATATATCATCTAAAAATATTGATTATCACAAATTTTATAGCTGTGACTGATGATATCCATTATAACAAAGGAAAGAAAGTAAAGCAAAGCAGCACAGATGTCATGGTCAGATTTTTATTGAGGCAGAAATGCAACAACAAACTCCAAAACAGTGAAATTTCAAGCACTAGCATGGACAACACTGTCGGAAGACTGGAGTGCTCAGAAAACCTGGAATTCTATGTTGAACTACTCCTAAATCATTGTGGTCACAACAATGAAAGCGCAGTGTCACTCGTCTCAGCAGTGAGGAGTCTACAGGACATCTACAGGACGTTCTGAGGAACTGCTCATATACAGTAAAAGGCACTGAGGCACAGACTGCCTCTGCAAAAGCCTGCAAAGAGGTAAACCTGCAAAACTGAccaacactgctgggaaaagagCGGGAAAAACACTGCTGATTCACTTCTATCAAAAAAACAAATGGTCCTGGTAAAACGAGCCAATGAAAAAACGCTTCTATTATGTTAGTTAAATGTGATCTGTAAACTCAAAGTAAAGGAAAGAGCATCACGCCCACCCTCCCGTATCCCCGGCGGTCGTGGGTACGCAGCACAGCTCAGGTCTCGGGCCACTTCAGTTCTTAGCGTCGGCCTTCTCGAACAGGGGGCGGAGCTGGTCCTTGGTGGTCGCCTCCTTCTGCTGCATCAGAGCAGCGTCGCCCTTGGTGACGCCCCAGCCGTCTGGGGTGGACATGGAGGGGCACAGAGGACGTCCGGAGGCGGGCTTCATCTTCTCCCAGTAATCACGACGAGCCCTGAATAACAGGAGAGCATGTTAAAGCATAACTCTAACACAGAAAAATGTCTAAATATACACAATTGCATTTACATTAACTCTTAAAAATCCAGACtcagttctgaatattgatacaaaattcAAAACTGAATCTGATAAATTACCcaagcagctcattcatgttttaaTGTATATTCATTCTCTGCTGCATTTTGTTATAGAACTTGTTATATTGTACTATGGATTATATTTGAATTGTTAAAATAGTTGGAACAGATCTGTAGAAGCAAAAAATACCTTTTGAAAGGAGCTATTTTTTATCTCCAGTACTGACCACATGACCATGCATATTCACTCAATTTAGTGAGTTTGGTATACTATATGTCACTTAGAGACTTCATGATTGTTTCTGAGTTAACTCACTCAAACAACTCAAAAGCCAAAAGTTTGCATGTCAGTTTGATCAATAATACATATCACTCAGAAATATTAGGAATTCAGATGCAATTTGTGTTaagattatattgtataatatatagtaCATATTATACTTGTGTCTTATAAGTGTCTTGGGCCAATTGTCGTTTTATACTTGGTAACCGGGGTGCTGGCACATGCAGCACTTGATCAGTCTGATTGATCACGAAAGTGATTATTGGTATCTGAGACTGGTTATGCAGGGTAATTTGTGTATTTACGGTGTTTGAGTGTTTGCGGTTTAGCCCCACTCACCTGGCTCTGACCCATGGCTTGGTGTGCATCTCCAGGCCGCTGCCCCACATGCCGTGTTTCTTGGAGGCCTCGGGGAGGAAGCCCCGCTCCTGGGCCAGCTCCTCAGCCACAGCGCGGATGTGGTAGGGCTCGTAGCCGCAGCAGCCGCCGATGTAGCGGATCCCAGCGTTGAAGGCCTCTCTGGCGTACTGCTGCATGTCCCAGCGGGTCAGAACTCTGGGCTCCAGAGCTGCAGAACACTACTCATCAATATCAATTATAATAATGTGTTATAAtttctgtataaaatgtattttcttaatATAGATTTTAAGTCATTAAATACAAATAAGTATGAGTATGAGTAAGAAAGTAATGTCACCCCACAGATATGCAGTCTATGAATTATTTTACGACTGTCAGTCTATGCTGTTGGTGTTATTAAGTCACATTTTCTACAGAAAACTTTTAATgcacaacatttaaaaacaagaacataaaatataacaatatacaatatttagcATGTAGGTAAGAGTAAAttttgtatgtattatatatatccCAAATATAACACGGGTCACACAACACCAAGGTAAGGAtccagaacctttttttttttttttttttttttacaaaataacttAAGTCCAGGCTAACAAAAGAAAACGGGGACATCCAAAAATCAAGTTTAAAAAAGGGAGCAAAGGAAATTGAGCAATATAACACAGGtgagcaaaaactaaaactaaggtGAGAGCGACCTCCTGAGGTGTGGAGGTGCAACACCTGGGCCATTGGTAATACACGGTTTCTATGTTACCAACTtagtattaaaataaactaatcaaaaGGGCAAAGTTTATGAAAAAGCATGTGTGGATATTGCTCTTTGACTCTGTGAGTCTTTGCTTTAACATGCCCTGGACGCTGTACAAgggtgcatgtttgtgtgtttgtgtctgtgtgtgtgtgtgtgtgtactaaccGAAAGGGAATTCGGGCAGGTCGATGAACCCTTGGCAGTTGCAGTCGGGGGTGTGGTAGGCCAGAGGCTGCACCATGTAATGGGCCTTTAGCCCTGCCTTCTCCACAGCGGCCTTCATCATCGCCACGGTCTTCACACAGGTCATGGGGTCGAAGTGGCAGTTCACGCCCACGATGTCGGCACCTGAGGACAGGGATTAGGTAAAGCTCAGCAAACCTGTCTGCTGATGTGGAATATGCGGCCAGTAGAGGACCAGCAGAGGGAGCTTGGTGGTTTTACTGTGATTACAGAAGATGATGCTCGAGAGATTATTCTGATGACTATTAGAAATTGGCTTGTGTTGGGCTGCTTGTGGCTTATACTTGGCAACCCATTAGTTTGCAAATGTGGAGTGAGcagattcacatattatacttggAATCCGGGGTGCTGACATGTGTAGCCTGGGCCAATTGTGCTACTATACTAGGCAAACGGGGgctgttggcacatgcagcaccCAGCCCAAATCTGAGCTGAGTATTTGGGCCAATTTAGACGCTACTTAGCGTTTACCATGTGGTATTTGGCACAAAAATGGCCTGAGTGAGTTTTTCTATCTGGATAAGGTGGAGAAATTATACAAAATGATGCTATTTTTGcatagattttgtttttttttgcagaaaaaaaaatgttttattggttttaaaacaagctaaaaataataaaaaataaaaatttgattATGTTGTAATAGTGGGTAGTGAAATAAtccgtttgtgtgtgtatattaatgtgtgtttgtgtgtgtgtgtgcaccacaGAAAGACCTACCAGCCTTCACCAGCCTGACAGCGCAGTCTCCAGGGGTGACTCCATGCATGTCCCCCTTGGGTCCGATGCACATGCTGGCTGCCACGGGTTTCCCAGTGCTCTTCAGAACCTGCACCGCCCACTCAGCCTCCTCCACGTGCTCAAAGTACTGcagagaacaaaaacaacagtcagCTAAAGCTAATAAAAGGGTAATTCTATAGAAACATAGAAATATAACTTATTTGCTGTATAAATccacataaatacaaaaaacaattaatattcatgcaatcaaatcctcacagcaatgttctagcATGCCGTGTACAGCTTTCTCACCTCAGCGATCAGGAAGTCAACGTCCTTCTTGATGAAGACGTCCATCTGCTTCTTAAAGATGGCCTTCACGTCAGTCTCGCTCTTGCAGCTCAGGTAGGAGGGGGTCTGGGAGACTCCGCCCGCCACCAGGGCATCGCCCTCATTGGCTACCTGCCTGGCCAGGTCACACGCGGCCTCATTGACCTGCTGACCCTGTGATCAGTAATGATGTTTATTAGTACAGGTGC comes from Astyanax mexicanus isolate ESR-SI-001 chromosome 17, AstMex3_surface, whole genome shotgun sequence and encodes:
- the bhmt gene encoding betaine--homocysteine S-methyltransferase 1; the encoded protein is MAPGAKRGILERLKAGEIVLGDGGFVFALEKRGYVKAGPWTPEAAAEHPEAVRQLHREFLRAGSNVMQTFTFYASDDKLENRGNAVGFTGQQVNEAACDLARQVANEGDALVAGGVSQTPSYLSCKSETDVKAIFKKQMDVFIKKDVDFLIAEYFEHVEEAEWAVQVLKSTGKPVAASMCIGPKGDMHGVTPGDCAVRLVKAGADIVGVNCHFDPMTCVKTVAMMKAAVEKAGLKAHYMVQPLAYHTPDCNCQGFIDLPEFPFALEPRVLTRWDMQQYAREAFNAGIRYIGGCCGYEPYHIRAVAEELAQERGFLPEASKKHGMWGSGLEMHTKPWVRARARRDYWEKMKPASGRPLCPSMSTPDGWGVTKGDAALMQQKEATTKDQLRPLFEKADAKN